The DNA region GAATGTTCGACGTCGCGTTCTCGGCTGTGGCGCTCGTGCTGCTCTCGCCGCTACTTGCTATCGTTGCGCTGGCTGTTCGTCTGGAGACTGGCAAAGGAGTGATCTTCCGCCAGCAGCGAGTCGGTCGGAATGGCACCTCCTTCGAGTTGATGAAGTTCCGATCGTTGAAGCCGGCCGACGAGATTGAGTCTCAGACGAACTGGAACATCTCCGACGACGACCGATTGGGCCCAATCGGTCGAATCATCCGCAAGACGTCGTTGGATGAGTTGCCACAGCTGTTCAACATCCTGCGTGGCGACATGAGCCTCGTCGGTCCTCGGCCAGAGCGCCCACATTTTGTTGCGCAGTTCGGGCAGCTCTACACCGGCTATGCTGATCGGCACCGGGTGCAATGCGGACTCACGGGCTGGGCGCAAATTCATGGTCTGCGCGGCAACACCTCGATCGACCAGCGTGCGCGCTTCGACAACTTCTACATCGAGAACTGGACTCTTTGGCTCGATATCAAGATCATCCTGCGGACCGTTGTGTCGATCTTCACGAAACCGGGTTCGTGACGTGCACACCAGCCGCTGATTCAACTTGATTCCGTGGTAGTCAGTGGGCGTCGATCACGCCGGCCCCGACCGTACGGTTGGTCGACTCGTCGACGAGGATGAACGATCCGGTCGCACGATTGGCCGCGTACGGGTCGCAGAACAGTGGCAGCGTGGTCCGCAGCTGGACGCGGCCGATCTCGTTGAGACCCAGCTGACCGGCATCGACGTCCCGGTGCATGGTGTTGACGTCGATCCGGTAGTCCACCGACTGCACCATGGCTCGTCCCCAACGGGTGGTGTGCTTGATGCCGTACTTGCGGCGGGGCCGCAGGACGCTCGACTCGTCCAGCCAGCAGATCTTGGCGTCGATGTTCTGCCGGACCTCCGGGGAGTTGTGTGGTCGACAGAGCATGTCGCCCCGGCTGATGTCGATGTCGTCGTCGAGCCGAATGGTCACCGCCATCTGCGGCAGCGCCTCCTCGATCGGGCCATCGGGTGAGTCGATGGCGCCGATGGTGCTGGTGAAACCACTCGGCAGGGCCAATACCGGATCACCCGGGCGCATGATGCCGCTGGCCACGACGCCGGCGTACCCGCGGTAGTCCCGGGCCCGCGCGGACTGTGGCCGGATCACGTACTGGACCGGAAAGCGGACGTCCACGAGATTGCGATCGCTGGCGACATACATGGTCTCCAGCAGGTTCAGCAGCGGCCCGCCGGCATACCAGGGCATGTTGCTGCTGGAGGTGACGACATTGTCTCCCAGCAACGCGGAGATCGGGATGAACGTGAGGTGGCGGATCCGCAGTCGCGCCGCGAATTCGGTGAACTCGTCGCGGATCTGCTCGTACGCGTCCTCCGACCAGTCGACGAGGTCCATCTTGTTCACGCAGAGCACCAGATGGGGAACACCGAGCAGCGAGGCGATGAACGCATGCCGTCGGCTCTGCTCGGTGATGCCACGCCGGGCATCGACGACGATCAGAGCGATGTCTGCGGTCGATGCGCCGGTCACCATGTTGCGGGTGTACTGAACATGCCCGGGTGTGTCGGCCAGGATGAACTTCCGCCGCGGCGTGGCGAAATAGCGGTAGGCGACGTCGATGGTGATGCCTTGTTCCCGCTCGGCCCGCAACCCGTCGGTCAGCAGCGAGAGGTCGGTGTAGTCGTCACCCCGGCGTCGGCTGGTCGCGCTGACCGCCTCCAGCTGGTCGGTGAACAGCGACTTCGAGTCGTAGAGCAGCCTGCCGATGAGGGTGCTCTTCCCGTCGTCGACGGAGCCGGCGGTCGCGATGCGGATGAGCTCGGCGGTGCTCAAAAGTAGCCCTCCTTCTTGCGGTCCTCCATGGCGGTGTCGCTGACCCGGTCGTCACCGCGGGTGGCGCCGCGTTCGGTGAGTCGGGTGGTCTCGACCTCGGCCAGGACCTCCTCGATCGTGGCGGCGGACGAGGGTACGCAGGCGGTCAGGTTCGCGTCGCCGATCGTCCGGTAGCGGACGGGCCGGCGGAGCACCGTGTCGCGTGCCCCGGCAGGGGTGAACTGGTTGACCGCGAACAGCATCCCGTCGCGGTCAACCACCTCTCGCTCAGCGGCGAAATAGAGCTCCGGCAAGGGAATGTTCCGGTGCGCGATGAAGCGCCAGACGTCCAGCTCGGTCCAATTCGACAGCGGGAACACCCGCATGCTCTCGCCGGGAAAGACCCGCCCGTTGTAGAGATTCCACAGCTCCGGACGCTGGTTCTTCGGATCCCACTGGCCGAAGTCGTCCCGGAAGGAGAAGATCCGCTCCTTCGCCCGAGCCTTCTCCTCATCCCGGCGCGCTCCGCCGAACAGCGCGTCGAAGCCGTGGCGCTCGGCCGCCTCCAGCAGCACCGGAGTCTGGATCCGGTTGCGGGATCCGTTCGGCTCCTCGCGTACCAGGCCTTGCTCGATCGCCTCCGGCACGCTGGCCACGATCAGCTCCGCGTCGATCTCGGCGACCCACTTGTCCCGGAACTCCAGCACCTCGGGGAAGTTGAGGCCGGTGTCAACGTGCATCACCGGGAACGGCAGCCGCGCAGGAGTGAATGCGCTCGCCGCCAGGTGGAGCAGCACCGCGGAGTCCTTGCCGCCCGAGAAGAGCAGGCACGGGCGCTGCATCTCCGCCGCCACTTCACGGATGATGTGGATGCTCTCCGACTCCAGTGCCGCCAAATGGCTGAGTGTCCGGCTTCTCTGAGTCTGGGTCAACCGTCCCGCTCCCTACCGCGCCCGACTGCACCACGATCGGATTCGTGGCGTTGACGTTCGTCGACGCTAACCCCTGACCCTACTCAGTCAGGTAGCTGTTGGCAGGCTGCCGGTGGCTGGTGTCAAAACGTCAGCAGCAGCACGAGAGCCATGATCACGGCACCGATCATCGCTCCGCCGAGGAAGGCAGCGAGCATCGCCCATTTGATGGCCCAGACCTGGTCGGCCGAATAGCCATACCGGTTGCGGGGAAGGTCGGGTCCTTGAAAGTGTTCCGAGACCTCGCGCAGATGCCGAGGACGATGCGGATTGCTCAACTTGCTCAACGATGCTCCGTTGGTGGGGATGCCAAAGTGCCTGGGCCCCCCGCAATGTCGCTTCTTTTAGGGTTGGGGTGGTTTGAGGGGGTGGAGGACGATGGTGTGGGTGACGGTGCGGACTGGTGCGGCGTTGCTCTTGCGGCGTTCGTAGCGGTGGGAGCCGCCGCGTTTACGGGCGCGGGGTGCGGTGCGGCCGTCGCGGGTGGGGATCAGGTTGGCGGGTTTGGTCAGTTGCGTGGCGAGGTGGGCCAGGGCGCGGGTCAGGTCGGCTGGGGGGAGAGAGCCGCCCGGGTCGTGGAGTCCTGGGCGGCTTGGAAGGCGCGTTTGAAGCTGATCCGGCCGGGGTCGAGCCCGGCGGGTGTGGCGTAGCCGATCAGGTCGCGGATCGCCTGGTAGACGCACAGCATGGCCCAGAATTCTTGCTCGACCATGATGGGGGTCTTGGAGCGGAGCAGCACTTCGGGGCCGCCGCGGATGGTGGTCTTCAGGTCGGCGATACCGGTCTCGGCCTGCCAGCGGGCGTGGTAGAGCTGGGCCAGCTCGATCGCCGGGTACGCCTGCGCGTCGAGCAGGGTGGTGGCCAGCGCGAACAGTTCGGAGGTCTCGACCCCGTGGGTGTCGGTGGTGGTCACCGAGTACTCGACCACCCGGACCGGGATCGGGTCGCCGTCCTTCTTGGAGGGCGGGTTCAGCTGGGACAGGTAGGTGCCGTCGTCCAGCACCTGCCGCACTGGCAGAGTGAACGATGCCGACATCCGCCAGCACAGCTGCGCGCCGGTCCCGGCGGCCGCCTGCCACAGCTTCCAGGAGGCGAAGTTCCGGTCGGCCAGCACCAGCATCCCGCTGTCGAGCGCGGGCAGCAGATCGACGGCCAGGGTCTGCTCGCCGGTGCTGGACGGCCCATGGGCGGCGGCCAGCAGCACCCGGGTTCCGGACTCGGCCAGCACCAGCGCCCGCAGCTGCGGATACGGATTCTGCGACCTGCTGCCGTTGCCACCACGGCCGAAGAACCCCTCGTTCGCCGCCGTGTCCGGCACATCCAGGGTGAACCCGTCGACCGTCACCACCCGCAGCCCGGCATGAAAGACCCCGGGCGTCACAGGCGTCCCCGCCGGCACCGTCGTCCGCGCAAACAACAGCTTGAACGGCTCCGCGCCCAGCTTCGCCTTCGCCTTCGTGATCGATCCCGTTCCCGGAGCCTGCCAGTCTCCCCAGCCGCCACCCGTCAACGCCTGCGCATCGGCCAGCCTCGACAGCACCAACCCGTACCCCGACCGCATGAACAGCCAGCACGCCAGCGTGAATACCATCATCAACCGAGCCGGCAGCCGCCGATACCGGACCTCCCGCACCCCTGCCGCCTCGATCACCTCATCCAGCACCGCCGCCGGGAACGACCGTGCCAGCACCCCGATCGAGACCCGATCAGGCAACCGCTCCTCCGCCGACCTCACCTCACGCGTCACACCAGCCACAAACAGAGACTACACCCATGTAACTCTAAAGAAGCGACATTGGGGCCCCCCGAGGGCATACAGGTGATTCACCTGCGGTCGAAAGAATACTACGTCTGCGCTGGGTTGTGGCCGATTCTGCCGATTCTGCCGATCGAATCCGTACGGATTCGTTGCCCTTCGCACCAGCTGCCGCCTGCGGCGGGGCAAATGGCTATTCCGTTGCACCGGCGGCACCGGACGAGACGGGTGCCCGATCATCGGAGTGCAGCAGGTTGCTCCGCGAGGTCTCCGGCAGGTTGCGTACCAGGATGAACACGATGATCGCGACCACCATCATGTAGATACCGGGCGCGACCAGCACCCCGGTCCGAGCGATCAGCCAGGTGGCCAGCAGCGGCGCCGTGCCGCCGAAGACGGTGTAGGCGATGTTGTAACTGATCATCGCGCCGCTGACCCGGTTCCGCGTGGGGAACAGCTCGATCACGGTGATGCCGAACGCGCCCCAGTAGAGCCCGAAGATGATCGCGATGATCAGCTGGCCGATGAGCGCCGACCACATGTGACCCAGACCGGCGAGCCAGAAGGCCGGCAGGTACAGCACGATCGTGGCGCCGATCGCGGAGAACAGGATCGGCTTGCGCCCGAATCGGTCGGAAAGGGCGCCACCGAGCCAGAAGCAGGTGACCGCAACCAGCAAGGCGATGCCGTTGGTGAGCAGGGCTTGGCTCTGCGGCAGCTTCGCACCGGTGGTGAGGTAGCTGACCATGTAGCCGCTGATGGTGTAGAAGGCGAGGCTGGACAGCGCCGCAAGCGCGAGGGTCTGGATGACCGCTTGCCGAACGGAGGTCTTCTCGATGGTGACGTGCTTGGCCTCGGCGGTCGCCTTGGCTGCCTTGGCCGCCTCGTACACGGGAGATTCGTCAACTCTGGAACGGATGTAGAGCCCGACGAGCGCCATCGGGCCACCGATCAGGAACGCGATCCGCCAGCCCCAGGCCTCGTACGTCTCCGGGCCGAGACCGGTGGTCAACAGCAGGACGAAGAGGGACGCCACCACCGAGGGAAGAGTGGAGAAGCTGTAGGTGAACGAGGTGTAGAGACCACGTTTGCCGGCCGGCGCGTGCTCGGCCACGAACGCGTTGGATCCGACGGTCTCGCCGGCGGCCGAGAAGCCCTGCACCATCCGGCAGACCACGAGCAGGACCGGGGCGAGCACCCCGACCGATTGATAGGTGGGCAGCAGCCCGATGCCCATCGTGCCCGCACCCATCGCGACGATCACGATCACCAGCACCGTACGCCGGCCGATCCGGTCGCCGAGCAGACCGAAGACGATGCCGCCGAGCGGACGCATCAAGAAGCCGACCGCGTAGCCGGCGAAGACGAACAGCGTCCCCGCGACCGGGTCCTCCTTGGGGAAGAACAGCTTCGCGAGGATCGCGGCCGAGTAGGCGTAGATGACGAAGTCGTACCACTCGACGAACTGACCGAGGGCCGACGAGGTAATGACCCTTTTCAGCGATCCCTTGGGGTGCTCGGGATCAGCCGGCAGCGGGCCTTGTGGGCTCTTGGCCATTCTCTCAGTATTCCCACATGATTACCATGGAATCAAGCGAGCGTCCGCCACGGTGGTCACGAGTGCCTCCTGTGGCCCGCGGGTGCTAAACGTCCCGCCCGGGGCCCGCGGGTGGTCCTGTATGGCCCGCGGGCGCGAAACGGACCGGCCTTTCGCTCAAGCGACGATCGTCCGTGGCCCCGCGGCGCAAGACGTACACAGAACACGCGCAACCGCAGACCGTCCGTGGCCCGCGGGCGCGAAACGTCCCCCTCTCTCGCCCCCGCGGGCAGACGAGCGATCATCGGGTCCCCTCCGCGTCGTTGGGCTCAGCGCCGATGGGCTCAACGGGGTTTACGCCCCCGGAAGGTGTAGCGGATCCCGCGGGGCCAGCCGGGGGCCGTACGGTGCTCGACGTCGACGAATCCAGCCCTCAGCATCCGTTCGGCGAGGACATCGACCGAGTCGTTGTCGAGGGCAGTCCGCCACAGGTGGCGATAGAGGGCTGAGTCGCGGGTGATCGCCTTCGCGAGCGGGATGGCCGCTGACCAGGACACCGCGTTCCAGGTCACCCGAGCCCGGGTCGACCCGGCCGGGCAGCAGTCCTGTACGACCAGTACGCCACCGGGTTCCAGCGCCTCCCAGATCGAGCGCAGCAGGGCGTCGCGGTCGACGATGTCGCGGAACAGATGGGCGGCGAACACCCCCGACACCGGCGGCACCAACGACGCCAGCGATTCCGCCCGACCCTCCAGGAACGACACCCAGGTGGGCCAGGGCTTGGAGTGTGCCTCAGTCAGCATCCCGGCCGAGGCGTCGATGCCGATCGCCGCATAGGTTTCGCCGCGGTGCCCCATGCTGTTGACCAGGGCATCGGTGGAGGCCCCCGACCCGCAGCCCAGGTCGACCACCGTCAGCCCGACGCCCGCCGGCAGCCACTCCACCAGGGCATCGGCAGCGGACTGCAGGTGCCGGTGATAGCCGGGAGTGAGGTTGACCATCTTGTCGTACGTCGGGGCCGCTCGATCGTACGCCGCCGGCACATCGCCGAGGTCGTGGGAGGCGCCCCGATGGTGACTGGTCATCGTGCGCCTCACCGTACCTGGGAAATCCTCAGTCAGTGCTCATCCGACGCGATCATCATGCCCGATGCTGATCGTGACACCCGGCGAGGAACCGACCGGCCAGCAACCTGTGACCCTCTCGTATGCACTGCCCCAGATCCGCGACTCCTGAGCGCCTGCCAGCCGCCGAACGGGCCCTTCTGAGCTCGGCCCCGCTGGGTTGGGGACAGTTCGGACGACGGACATGTTGTCGATTTCGTGATATACCTCACACAGGAAATACTCGAATGTGACCTCGCATCGCTGTCACTACCGTCTGGGGGCCGAATGATCTCCCGTATTTCGCCGAACTCCCGAGATTCTTTCCAAGATGGCACTAGCATCTCCGGCATGCCATATGCGCCGGCTCCTGAGGGAGCACGACGCAGCGGAGGATCGGGGGATCTGCGCCACGGCAATCTAACCCAAGTCCTTTGCTACGTCCGAGATCATGGACCCTGCAGTCGTCACGACATCGCTCGTGGATGCGGCTTAGGGATCTCCACATTGACCGACCTGATCGGCGACCTCAAGTCGCGCCGACTGGTCAAAGAGCTGGATCCGGTCCGACGACCGGGTGCCGGGCGGCCTACTCGCCCAATCGACATGGATGGTGCTCCGTGGTGCGCCATCGGTATCGATCTGGCTCACGACAACGTAGCCATCGCCGCGACCACCATGGGTGGTGAGGAGCTCTGGCTGGCCAACGATCCAGTCACGCTCCGCGGCACTGAACCAGAAGAAGCGTTCGCCCAGGTACGCGAGGTGCTCGTCAGGCGCCTCGCCGAAGTGCGGGCCGATCGGGAGGTGATCTCGGTCGAGATCGGTCTCCCGGGCGTGGTGGTACGCGACCGCGGTCAGCTCGAGCGGGCTGCCGACCTGCCGTGGACCGAGTTCCCGATCCGGGAACGCATCCGCGAGGTGCTGGCCGAGACCGGGCTGACCGGTATTCACGTCGGCGTCGCCAACGACTGCCAACTCGCGGGTCTGTACGCAGCCCGGACCGAGGTTCGCCTACCGGTGGACTCGGTGGCCGTCTATGTCGGCGGCCTGCGGGAGGTCGGCAGCGGTCTGATCGTCAGCGGGCAGATCTTCGGTGGTGCGCACGGCGTCGCCGGTGACCTCGCCCAGGCCCACGTCAGCGGAGCGGGCGGTGACCGGCCGGATCGGCTGAGCAGCGTTCTCGGTCCCGAGGCACTGCTCGTACGCAGCGGCCTGCTGGGTGCGGACGAGGCGGCCCAGAAGGTGATCGACGATCCGATCGGAGCGCTGGAACTGCTGCGCAACGAGGCCGAAGCCGGCAATGACCAGGTGCTGAGCGCCTTGGCCGAGGCCGGGAGTGCGCTGGGCCAGGTGATCGATGACGTGCTCGGGGTGCTCAACCCGCACGCCGCGATCATCGGTGGGTATGTCGGCGTGCTGTCGCCGTACCTGCAGGAGTCCTTCGACTCACAGCTCAGCGAGCGGCTTGCCGATCCGGCGTTCTCGGCCACTCTGGTCGCCACGCTGGAGACGCTGGAACCTCGAGTGGCCCGTGGGGCAGCCATGCTGGCGCGAGACGCCTGCCTGGCCGATCCGCTGACCCTCACCCGTCCGTTGCGGAGCTGACCGCTGTCCGTACGGACCTGACCGAACACCCACCTGTCTCTCGGTACCTGACACCGGGAGGCCCGACTAACTATCCTGAGCCCATGCTGGCTCGGCGAGCTCAAACGCCAGCGACGTCACGGGCGCCGCTGCTATCGCCGGCCCGGGCCTTCATCGCCCTGGTCCTCATGGTGGCCATCGTCGCCGCCAGCACAGCAGGCGGCTGGCGACTGGAGCCACGGGGGTGGCTGGAGAATCTCTCTCCCAATCTCGAAGCGCCACCGACCACCTATGAGCCGCCCACCCATCCGCCGCCGTTGACCCCACCCAGCCCGCTTCAGCACTGGATCGCGGGAGTCCTGACCGTCCTGGTCGGCCTGGCTGTCCTGGTCGTACTGATCTATCTCGGGCGCTGGCTGTGGCGGCAGCGCCCGCGACGTGCCGTCGCTGTCGAAGGGCCTCCCGACACCACACCTGCCGGGGCGCTCGCCGCGGAACCGGATCTGGCGACCTTGGTGCGCGGCGCGGAGGCCGCCGAGAGCATCCTCGCCGAGACCGGCGGGCAGCCGCGCGACCTGATCCTGCGCTGCTGGCTCGCCCTGGAGGAGGCTGCCGCCGCTTCGGGCGCCGCCCGTCGACCATCCGACAGCCCGACGGAGTTCACCGGTCTCGTGCTGTTGGCCACCCAGGCCGACCCGGCGTCGGTCGACACGCTGCTCCGGCTCTATCACCAGGCACGCTTCTCTCGGCACCCGATCACCGATGACGAGGTACGCAGCGCGCGGACCGCGGTGATCAAACTGGCCCGGATCTGGCGCAGCTTCGACACCGCGATGCGACACACCGTCCAGGACCAGCCATGACCGAGGCTTCGTCCCCGTGGCCCAACCTGCGACCAGACGGGTGGCGGGTGATGCTGAACGGGATCGGCATCCTCGTCACCGGTGGGCTGCTCTGGCTGCTGGGCGTCGACCTGCTGCATGCCTTCGTGCTGGCTGCGGTCCTGGCGTCGCTCATGGGGCTGCGACGCTCGCCCGCAGTGAACCTCGACCAGTCCTGGCCGGACGACGGTGACGCACGCGCCGACACCGGTGTCCGTCGGGAGGTCGCCCGGTTGTCGTGGTCGATGCAGGGCTACGAGTCGCGAGTGCAACGTCAGTCGGTGCGGCGCCTGCATGACATCGCCGCGTACCGACTCGCCGCGCAGGGACTGGACGTCACCGACCCGCGCGACTATCTGGGCTGCCAGCTCGCGCTCGGCGAGCGGGCGTACCGGGTGATCAGCGAGCCGGATGAACGACCTCAGTACGCCGACTTCGTGGCCGCTGTCACCGCGGTGGAGAAGATCGCGGCACCACGACGGACGATCTCGGGGGTCTGATGAACGACGGAGCTCACAGCGGTCGACCGGTTGCCGATCAGGCGGTCGCTGGCCAGGCGGTTGCCGATCAGGCGGTCACGGGGCAGGCGGTCACAGGTCAGGAAGGGGCCGTCCAGGCCCTGACGGTCGGGGAGGTGGCTCGGCTCTCCCGGCAGGTGCTGGAACGGGTCGGCACCGTGGTCGTGGAGATGGATCAGCCGCTGCGGATCGCGTTGGCCGCTTTGCTGGCCGGCGGACATGTCCTGTTCGAGGACGTACCGGGCTTGGGCAAGACCCTCGCCGCCCGCAGTCTGGCCTCGGCGTTGGGACTGGAGTTTCGGCGGCTGCAGTGCACACCGGATCTGCTGCCGGCCGACATCACCGGCTCCTATGTCTACGATCCGGCCGACGCGGTGTTCGCGTTCCGGCCCGGGCCGGTGTTCACCGGGCTGTTGTTGGCCGACGAGATCAACCGGACCGCCCCCAAGACGCAGTCCGCGCTGCTGGAGGCGATGGCCGAGCGGCAGGTCACGGTGGAGGGCACGACCTTCGTACTGCCGCAGCCGTTCCACGTGATGGCCACCTCGAATCCGGTGGAGTACGAGGGGACCTATCCCCTGCCCGAGGCGCAGCTCGACCGGTTCATGGTGCGACTGTCGGTGGGCTACCCGAGCCGCGCAGCCGAGGTCGACGTACTCGCCCGCCGTCTGGCCCGCAGATCGGACGAGGCTCTGGTGGAGCCCGTGGTGGGTCCCGGGACGGTGCTGGCGATGCAGGCCGGCATCGAGCTGGTCGACGTCGATCCCGACATCGTGTCCTATTGCGTGGCGATCGCCGCCAGCACCAGGCGACATCCTGGCGTCGAGGTCGGTGCCTCGCCGCGTGGCTCCCTGGCCCTGTTGCTCGTCTCGCGGGCACTGGCGGTACTTTCGGGTCGCGACTATGTCCTGCCTGAGGACGTCAAAGAGGTCGCCGTCGCCGCGCTGGCGCACCGGATCACCCTCAATCCGCAGACCTGGGCATCAGGGTTGTTGGCCGCCGATGTGGTGCAGCTCCAGCTCGACCAGGTGCCCGGCCCGGCCAGCATCGGTCACTGAGCACCAGCCCGACGCCAGATCTCGACTTCGCACCATTTCCTGCGGTCCCCTCCAAATCCACTGCGAGTCCGCTGCAGCCCAACCCGATCTCGACTTCGCATCAGTCGGCCCCGAGGGATGCCGGCCCAACCCGATCTCGACTTCGCACCATTTAGGTCTACTGCGCACCAGGTCTACCTGGTGCGCGGTGACAGCAGCTGGTGCGAAGTCGGAATCAGGCCACTCGAAATGGTGCGCGGTGACAGCACCTGGTGCGAAGTCGGAATCGGGCGACCCGTACTTGGTGCGGAGTCGAAACAGGCGCGCCGATCGGTTGGCGGGCGTCGTACCTGGTGCGAAGATGACCGAAATGGTGCGAACTGGGGGTTGGCAACTCGCGCCGGCAGCAATCGGGTGGCTCGCGGCCGGTGTGGTGCTGCTTGCACTCGGGTTGGTGACCCGGCGCCCCGACATCGTGGCCATCGGCGTACCGCTGCTGCTTGGCGTCGCCTGGAGCACCTCCAGTCGATCCCAGCGAACTCCTTCGGCCCAGCTCCGGGGAGAGGACCAGCCGACCGGGCTGTCCGACGAGATCAAGGTCGAGGTCGCGCTCGAACCTGCCGAGCTGCCGACGGCCTTGACGCTCCGCGTCCGCGCGCCCGGCCACCGACCCGCAGAGGCGCTGGTCGCTGCTGAGTCGCGGACGCTCACTGCGACCATGCGGACGGTACGCACCGGGCGGCGCGAGCTGTTCGGGCTGGCACACCGTGCGGTCGGTCCCGATGCGCTGCTCAGTACGGCGGCCGTGACCGATGCGC from Microlunatus phosphovorus NM-1 includes:
- a CDS encoding AAA family ATPase, which translates into the protein MNDGAHSGRPVADQAVAGQAVADQAVTGQAVTGQEGAVQALTVGEVARLSRQVLERVGTVVVEMDQPLRIALAALLAGGHVLFEDVPGLGKTLAARSLASALGLEFRRLQCTPDLLPADITGSYVYDPADAVFAFRPGPVFTGLLLADEINRTAPKTQSALLEAMAERQVTVEGTTFVLPQPFHVMATSNPVEYEGTYPLPEAQLDRFMVRLSVGYPSRAAEVDVLARRLARRSDEALVEPVVGPGTVLAMQAGIELVDVDPDIVSYCVAIAASTRRHPGVEVGASPRGSLALLLVSRALAVLSGRDYVLPEDVKEVAVAALAHRITLNPQTWASGLLAADVVQLQLDQVPGPASIGH
- a CDS encoding sulfate adenylyltransferase subunit 1, whose amino-acid sequence is MSTAELIRIATAGSVDDGKSTLIGRLLYDSKSLFTDQLEAVSATSRRRGDDYTDLSLLTDGLRAEREQGITIDVAYRYFATPRRKFILADTPGHVQYTRNMVTGASTADIALIVVDARRGITEQSRRHAFIASLLGVPHLVLCVNKMDLVDWSEDAYEQIRDEFTEFAARLRIRHLTFIPISALLGDNVVTSSSNMPWYAGGPLLNLLETMYVASDRNLVDVRFPVQYVIRPQSARARDYRGYAGVVASGIMRPGDPVLALPSGFTSTIGAIDSPDGPIEEALPQMAVTIRLDDDIDISRGDMLCRPHNSPEVRQNIDAKICWLDESSVLRPRRKYGIKHTTRWGRAMVQSVDYRIDVNTMHRDVDAGQLGLNEIGRVQLRTTLPLFCDPYAANRATGSFILVDESTNRTVGAGVIDAH
- a CDS encoding DUF4129 domain-containing protein gives rise to the protein MLARRAQTPATSRAPLLSPARAFIALVLMVAIVAASTAGGWRLEPRGWLENLSPNLEAPPTTYEPPTHPPPLTPPSPLQHWIAGVLTVLVGLAVLVVLIYLGRWLWRQRPRRAVAVEGPPDTTPAGALAAEPDLATLVRGAEAAESILAETGGQPRDLILRCWLALEEAAAASGAARRPSDSPTEFTGLVLLATQADPASVDTLLRLYHQARFSRHPITDDEVRSARTAVIKLARIWRSFDTAMRHTVQDQP
- a CDS encoding MFS transporter; translated protein: MAKSPQGPLPADPEHPKGSLKRVITSSALGQFVEWYDFVIYAYSAAILAKLFFPKEDPVAGTLFVFAGYAVGFLMRPLGGIVFGLLGDRIGRRTVLVIVIVAMGAGTMGIGLLPTYQSVGVLAPVLLVVCRMVQGFSAAGETVGSNAFVAEHAPAGKRGLYTSFTYSFSTLPSVVASLFVLLLTTGLGPETYEAWGWRIAFLIGGPMALVGLYIRSRVDESPVYEAAKAAKATAEAKHVTIEKTSVRQAVIQTLALAALSSLAFYTISGYMVSYLTTGAKLPQSQALLTNGIALLVAVTCFWLGGALSDRFGRKPILFSAIGATIVLYLPAFWLAGLGHMWSALIGQLIIAIIFGLYWGAFGITVIELFPTRNRVSGAMISYNIAYTVFGGTAPLLATWLIARTGVLVAPGIYMMVVAIIVFILVRNLPETSRSNLLHSDDRAPVSSGAAGATE
- a CDS encoding ROK family protein encodes the protein MTDLIGDLKSRRLVKELDPVRRPGAGRPTRPIDMDGAPWCAIGIDLAHDNVAIAATTMGGEELWLANDPVTLRGTEPEEAFAQVREVLVRRLAEVRADREVISVEIGLPGVVVRDRGQLERAADLPWTEFPIRERIREVLAETGLTGIHVGVANDCQLAGLYAARTEVRLPVDSVAVYVGGLREVGSGLIVSGQIFGGAHGVAGDLAQAHVSGAGGDRPDRLSSVLGPEALLVRSGLLGADEAAQKVIDDPIGALELLRNEAEAGNDQVLSALAEAGSALGQVIDDVLGVLNPHAAIIGGYVGVLSPYLQESFDSQLSERLADPAFSATLVATLETLEPRVARGAAMLARDACLADPLTLTRPLRS
- the cysD gene encoding sulfate adenylyltransferase subunit CysD, whose protein sequence is MTQTQRSRTLSHLAALESESIHIIREVAAEMQRPCLLFSGGKDSAVLLHLAASAFTPARLPFPVMHVDTGLNFPEVLEFRDKWVAEIDAELIVASVPEAIEQGLVREEPNGSRNRIQTPVLLEAAERHGFDALFGGARRDEEKARAKERIFSFRDDFGQWDPKNQRPELWNLYNGRVFPGESMRVFPLSNWTELDVWRFIAHRNIPLPELYFAAEREVVDRDGMLFAVNQFTPAGARDTVLRRPVRYRTIGDANLTACVPSSAATIEEVLAEVETTRLTERGATRGDDRVSDTAMEDRKKEGYF
- a CDS encoding IS4 family transposase, which gives rise to MAGVTREVRSAEERLPDRVSIGVLARSFPAAVLDEVIEAAGVREVRYRRLPARLMMVFTLACWLFMRSGYGLVLSRLADAQALTGGGWGDWQAPGTGSITKAKAKLGAEPFKLLFARTTVPAGTPVTPGVFHAGLRVVTVDGFTLDVPDTAANEGFFGRGGNGSRSQNPYPQLRALVLAESGTRVLLAAAHGPSSTGEQTLAVDLLPALDSGMLVLADRNFASWKLWQAAAGTGAQLCWRMSASFTLPVRQVLDDGTYLSQLNPPSKKDGDPIPVRVVEYSVTTTDTHGVETSELFALATTLLDAQAYPAIELAQLYHARWQAETGIADLKTTIRGGPEVLLRSKTPIMVEQEFWAMLCVYQAIRDLIGYATPAGLDPGRISFKRAFQAAQDSTTRAALSPQPT
- a CDS encoding class I SAM-dependent methyltransferase, producing the protein MTSHHRGASHDLGDVPAAYDRAAPTYDKMVNLTPGYHRHLQSAADALVEWLPAGVGLTVVDLGCGSGASTDALVNSMGHRGETYAAIGIDASAGMLTEAHSKPWPTWVSFLEGRAESLASLVPPVSGVFAAHLFRDIVDRDALLRSIWEALEPGGVLVVQDCCPAGSTRARVTWNAVSWSAAIPLAKAITRDSALYRHLWRTALDNDSVDVLAERMLRAGFVDVEHRTAPGWPRGIRYTFRGRKPR